A region from the Bradyrhizobium erythrophlei genome encodes:
- a CDS encoding PaaI family thioesterase → MTAINTDIPAGFERHFRQSPLTEPWEPLYSKRTDRAVIIGLRLAKPHTNGRGLIHGGLIAALSDNAMGYSCAHVMGGVSSLVTIGLAVDFTGTAQVGQWLAVESDVIKTGSTICFAQSLIKADDVVIARANATFRVVPKKP, encoded by the coding sequence ATGACCGCCATCAATACCGATATCCCCGCAGGCTTCGAGCGCCACTTCCGGCAGAGCCCGCTCACCGAGCCCTGGGAACCCCTGTATTCGAAGCGCACCGACAGGGCCGTCATCATCGGATTGCGGCTCGCCAAGCCGCACACCAATGGCCGCGGGCTGATTCACGGCGGGCTCATCGCCGCGTTGTCGGACAACGCGATGGGTTACAGCTGCGCCCATGTCATGGGCGGCGTGTCGTCGCTGGTGACGATCGGGCTCGCGGTCGATTTCACCGGCACCGCGCAGGTTGGACAATGGCTCGCGGTCGAAAGCGACGTGATCAAGACCGGCAGCACGATCTGCTTCGCGCAGAGCCTGATCAAGGCCGACGACGTCGTGATCGCGCGCGCCAATGCGACGTTCCGCGTCGTGCCGAAGAAACCATAG
- a CDS encoding crotonase/enoyl-CoA hydratase family protein, whose translation MGNAATTAAADQSALLKVETQGAVLTIGLNRPAKRNALNDGIILAIGDCFSHIPDSIGAVVIHGIGDHFSSGLDLSELTEHDATEGLRHSQMWHRVFDKVQYCRVPVIAALKGAVIGGGLELACAAHIRVTEPSAYFALPEGQRGIFVGGGGSVRLPRLIGVARMTDMMLTGRVYSATEGASYGFAQYLTEEGAALDKAMELAAKVASNAPLTNFAVLQALPLIAEANPQTGLLMESLMATVAQSDKEAKLRIRAFLDRKTAKVKPG comes from the coding sequence ATGGGAAACGCCGCCACCACCGCCGCCGCGGATCAATCCGCGCTGCTCAAGGTCGAGACCCAGGGCGCCGTGCTGACCATCGGCCTCAACCGGCCGGCCAAGCGCAACGCGCTGAACGACGGCATTATCCTCGCGATCGGGGACTGCTTCTCGCATATCCCGGACAGCATCGGCGCCGTGGTCATCCACGGCATCGGCGATCATTTCTCCTCGGGCCTCGATCTGTCGGAACTGACCGAGCACGACGCCACCGAAGGCCTGCGGCATTCGCAGATGTGGCACCGGGTGTTCGACAAGGTGCAGTATTGCCGCGTGCCTGTCATTGCCGCACTGAAGGGTGCGGTGATCGGCGGCGGGCTGGAGCTGGCCTGCGCCGCGCATATCCGCGTCACTGAGCCCAGCGCCTATTTCGCGCTGCCCGAGGGCCAGCGCGGCATCTTCGTCGGCGGCGGCGGATCGGTGCGGCTGCCGCGGCTGATTGGCGTTGCCAGGATGACCGACATGATGCTGACGGGGCGGGTCTATTCCGCGACCGAGGGTGCCTCCTACGGTTTTGCGCAATATCTGACCGAGGAAGGTGCTGCCCTCGACAAGGCGATGGAACTCGCCGCAAAGGTCGCGAGCAATGCGCCGCTGACCAATTTCGCCGTGTTGCAGGCGCTGCCGTTGATCGCGGAGGCCAATCCGCAAACCGGCCTTCTGATGGAATCGCTGATGGCGACGGTGGCGCAGAGCGACAAGGAAGCTAAACTGCGGATCCGCGCCTTCCTCGATCGCAAGACCGCAAAGGTGAAGCCAGGCTGA
- a CDS encoding feruloyl-CoA synthase, with protein MSAPSNMSMPKARSDARLRPISFCDPAVTIERRDDGTIYLRPKLALSDYPERLTDRLHHWATTAPDRIFMAERDGGRGWRQITYAELLTSSRHIASGLLARGLSAEKPVVILSGNTIDHALIAFGALYAGIPFCPVSPAYSLVSKDYGKLSYLMKLLTPGLVFADDADKFADALQANVSLGTEIAAAFGALPGRTVTMLADLMATPLHPRLDAVHQAIGPDTIAKFLLTSGSTGNPKAVINTQRMLCANQVMIRETMAFLKDEPPVIVDWLPWNHTFGGNHNIGLTLYNGGSMYLDAGKPMPGGIEETVRNLREISPTVYFNVPKGYESLLPYLRDDAALRAKFFGRLHAMFFSGAALSPFVWNSLDELSVQETGFRVPMLTGLGATESAPFFMSVNPRTSRSGHIGLPVSGNDAKLVPNNGKLEVRVKGPNVTPGYWRQPELTAKAFDEEGFYKFGDAIKPADANDFDAGFDFDGRLAEDFKLASGTWVSVGPLRARFIAACAPLVRDVVIAGINRDEVSAIVILDLDGCRLINPTTPIDDLSLTAADPLIREAFRERFTKFLATSTGSSTRITRAALLDSPLSIDRGEVTDKGSINQRAVLDARAALIEQLYAAAPPEQIITL; from the coding sequence ATGAGCGCGCCATCCAACATGTCCATGCCGAAGGCACGCAGCGACGCGCGGCTGCGCCCGATTTCGTTTTGCGATCCCGCGGTCACCATCGAGCGCCGCGATGACGGCACCATCTATCTGCGGCCGAAGCTTGCACTGAGCGACTATCCGGAGCGGCTGACCGACCGGCTGCATCATTGGGCCACGACCGCGCCGGACCGCATCTTCATGGCGGAGCGCGACGGCGGCCGCGGCTGGCGACAGATCACCTACGCGGAGTTGCTGACGTCGAGCCGGCACATCGCCTCGGGGCTCCTGGCGCGCGGCCTCTCCGCCGAGAAGCCGGTCGTGATCCTTTCCGGCAATACGATCGACCACGCGCTGATCGCGTTCGGCGCGCTCTATGCAGGCATCCCGTTCTGCCCGGTATCCCCGGCCTATTCGCTGGTGTCGAAGGATTACGGCAAGCTTTCCTACTTGATGAAGCTGCTGACACCCGGCCTGGTCTTCGCCGACGACGCGGACAAATTCGCCGACGCGCTGCAGGCCAATGTTTCCCTGGGAACCGAGATCGCAGCCGCCTTTGGCGCGCTGCCGGGCCGCACCGTGACCATGCTCGCCGACCTCATGGCGACGCCGCTGCATCCGCGCCTCGATGCCGTGCATCAGGCGATCGGCCCCGACACCATCGCGAAATTCCTGCTCACTTCGGGCTCGACCGGCAATCCCAAGGCCGTCATCAACACCCAGCGCATGCTCTGCGCCAACCAGGTGATGATCCGCGAGACCATGGCCTTCCTGAAGGACGAGCCGCCCGTCATCGTCGACTGGCTGCCATGGAATCACACCTTTGGCGGCAACCACAATATCGGGCTGACGCTGTACAATGGCGGCTCGATGTATCTCGACGCCGGCAAGCCGATGCCGGGCGGGATCGAGGAGACCGTGCGCAATCTCCGCGAGATTTCGCCGACGGTCTATTTCAACGTCCCGAAGGGCTATGAATCGCTGCTGCCTTATCTGCGCGACGACGCGGCGTTGCGCGCAAAATTCTTCGGCCGGCTGCATGCGATGTTCTTCTCGGGTGCTGCGCTGTCGCCGTTCGTCTGGAACAGCCTCGACGAACTGAGCGTGCAGGAAACCGGCTTCCGGGTGCCGATGTTGACCGGCCTCGGCGCCACCGAAAGCGCGCCGTTCTTCATGTCGGTCAATCCCCGCACCAGCCGCTCCGGCCATATCGGCCTTCCGGTTTCCGGCAACGATGCCAAGCTGGTGCCGAACAACGGTAAACTCGAGGTTCGCGTCAAGGGCCCGAACGTCACGCCGGGCTATTGGCGGCAGCCGGAATTGACCGCGAAGGCCTTTGATGAGGAAGGCTTTTATAAATTCGGCGACGCGATCAAGCCTGCCGACGCCAACGATTTCGACGCAGGTTTCGATTTCGACGGCCGCCTCGCCGAGGATTTCAAGCTCGCCAGCGGTACCTGGGTCAGCGTTGGTCCGTTGCGCGCGCGGTTCATCGCGGCCTGCGCGCCGCTGGTGCGCGACGTGGTAATCGCCGGCATCAACCGCGACGAGGTCTCGGCGATCGTCATTCTCGATCTCGACGGCTGCCGCCTGATCAACCCGACGACCCCGATCGATGACCTCTCGCTCACGGCGGCCGATCCCTTGATCCGCGAAGCCTTTCGCGAACGATTCACAAAGTTTCTTGCGACCTCGACCGGGTCTTCGACGCGGATCACCCGCGCGGCGCTGCTGGATTCGCCGTTGTCGATCGACCGCGGCGAAGTCACCGACAAGGGATCGATCAACCAGCGCGCGGTGCTCGACGCACGCGCCGCGCTGATTGAGCAGCTTTATGCGGCGGCGCCGCCGGAACAAATCATCACGCTCTAA
- a CDS encoding TRAP transporter small permease has translation MKRASMDRFIDTIEWIAAGFVGLVAANIFVSVLLRNLFNYSIPDSFDIGRLMLGILIFWGIAATSYRGTHITVDLIWANVSPKYQRMIDIFATLVLLFVVTVQTWTLFDKVRGTYNDHVTTFDMHMPTWPFFAIAWAGDVSAVLLIAIRTYRLIFHPEDMHDPKIAATE, from the coding sequence ATGAAGCGCGCCTCGATGGATCGTTTCATCGATACGATCGAATGGATCGCGGCTGGATTTGTCGGCCTCGTCGCCGCCAACATTTTCGTTTCGGTGCTGCTGCGCAACCTCTTCAACTATTCGATTCCCGACTCCTTCGATATCGGCCGGCTGATGCTGGGCATCCTGATCTTCTGGGGCATCGCCGCCACCAGCTATCGCGGCACCCACATCACCGTCGATCTGATCTGGGCCAATGTGAGCCCGAAATACCAGCGGATGATCGATATCTTTGCGACACTGGTGCTGCTGTTCGTGGTGACGGTGCAGACCTGGACCTTGTTCGACAAGGTGCGCGGCACCTATAACGATCACGTCACCACCTTCGACATGCACATGCCGACCTGGCCATTCTTCGCCATCGCCTGGGCCGGCGACGTCTCCGCGGTGCTGCTGATCGCGATCCGCACCTACCGGCTGATTTTCCATCCCGAAGACATGCACGATCCCAAGATTGCGGCTACGGAGTAG
- the pobA gene encoding 4-hydroxybenzoate 3-monooxygenase: MRTKVAIIGAGPAGLLLGQLLHAYGIDNVILERQTPDYVLGRIRAGLLEEGTVELLDEVGAGSRAHREGLVHEGVELAFAGSRHRIDLKALTGKTMMIYGQTEVTLDLMNAREAAGLTSIYEAADVEPHDFDTDHPRVSYVKDGVACELTCDFIAGCDGFHGVSRASVKPSAIKTFERIYPFGWLGILSETPPVSHELIYSNHARGFALCTMRSMRRSRHYVQCSLDDHVDQWPDERFWDELKRRLDQKAVDSLITGPSIEKSIAPLRSFVAEPMRFGRMFLAGDAAHIVPPTGAKGLNLAASDVRFLSHALREYYDEKSSAGIDDYSRRALSRAWKAVRFSWWMTSILHKFPDQGEIGARIQVAELDYLVHSRAATTSLAENYVGLPY; this comes from the coding sequence TTGCGGACAAAAGTAGCAATCATTGGCGCGGGGCCGGCGGGATTGCTGCTGGGACAGCTGCTTCACGCCTACGGAATCGACAACGTCATCCTGGAGCGGCAGACGCCGGACTATGTGCTCGGCCGCATCCGTGCCGGCCTTTTGGAAGAGGGCACGGTTGAGCTGCTCGACGAAGTCGGCGCTGGCAGCCGCGCCCACCGCGAGGGCTTGGTCCATGAGGGGGTCGAGCTTGCCTTTGCAGGCAGCCGGCACCGCATCGATCTGAAGGCGTTAACCGGCAAGACCATGATGATCTACGGCCAGACCGAGGTGACGCTCGACCTGATGAACGCGCGCGAGGCGGCCGGTCTGACCTCGATCTACGAAGCCGCCGACGTCGAGCCGCATGATTTCGACACCGATCATCCGCGCGTCAGTTACGTCAAGGACGGCGTCGCCTGCGAATTGACGTGCGATTTCATCGCCGGTTGCGACGGCTTCCATGGTGTCAGCCGCGCCAGCGTCAAGCCGTCGGCGATCAAGACGTTCGAGCGGATCTATCCTTTCGGCTGGCTCGGGATATTGTCGGAGACGCCGCCGGTTTCGCATGAACTGATCTATTCCAACCATGCCCGCGGCTTCGCGCTCTGCACCATGCGCTCGATGCGCCGCAGCCGCCATTACGTGCAATGTTCGCTCGACGACCACGTCGACCAGTGGCCGGACGAGCGGTTCTGGGATGAACTGAAGCGCCGGCTGGACCAGAAAGCGGTCGACAGCCTCATCACCGGCCCCTCGATCGAAAAGAGCATCGCGCCATTGCGCAGTTTCGTCGCCGAGCCGATGCGGTTCGGGCGGATGTTTCTCGCTGGCGACGCCGCGCATATCGTGCCGCCGACCGGCGCCAAGGGATTGAACCTCGCCGCCAGCGACGTGCGCTTTCTCTCGCACGCTTTGCGGGAATATTACGACGAGAAATCCTCCGCCGGCATCGACGACTATTCCCGAAGGGCGCTGTCGCGGGCCTGGAAGGCGGTGCGCTTCTCCTGGTGGATGACCTCGATCCTGCACAAGTTTCCCGACCAGGGCGAAATCGGCGCCCGCATCCAGGTGGCCGAGCTCGACTATCTCGTCCACTCCAGGGCGGCAACGACGTCGCTGGCGGAAAATTACGTGGGGCTGCCGTATTAG
- a CDS encoding LysR family transcriptional regulator, translated as MDRLDAMQAFVAVADLQGFAPAARKLGLSPSAVTRLIAALEERLGARLLQRTTRQVALTDVGARYLERVRRILGDVEEAEAAAEGERSRPSGRLVVSAPVGFGRLHVSPVMSAYLKRYPEVSAELLLSDQIINLVEDAIDLAVRIGHLADSTLVARHVGEMRRIVVASPAYLRARGEPKAPASITAHDTIQFGATTAAPDWRFVEQGREVRVACTPRFATNSADAAIQYAEQDGGLTRVMFYQAASSLTAGRLKIVLAKFEQPALPIHLVYPTSRLLSAKVRAFIDLVTETADWRFGGK; from the coding sequence ATGGATCGCCTCGACGCCATGCAGGCCTTTGTCGCGGTCGCCGACCTGCAAGGGTTCGCGCCGGCGGCGCGCAAGCTCGGGCTGTCGCCATCGGCGGTGACGCGGCTGATCGCGGCGCTGGAGGAACGGCTCGGCGCCCGGCTGTTGCAGCGGACCACCCGGCAGGTGGCGCTGACCGACGTCGGCGCGCGCTATCTGGAACGGGTGCGGCGCATTCTCGGTGATGTCGAGGAGGCGGAAGCCGCCGCCGAGGGCGAGCGCAGCCGGCCGAGCGGCCGGCTGGTGGTCTCGGCGCCGGTCGGTTTCGGGCGCCTCCATGTCAGCCCGGTGATGTCGGCCTACCTGAAGCGCTACCCGGAAGTATCCGCCGAACTGCTGCTGTCGGACCAGATCATCAATCTGGTGGAGGACGCGATCGATCTTGCGGTGCGGATCGGCCACCTTGCGGATTCCACGCTGGTCGCGCGCCATGTCGGCGAGATGCGGCGGATCGTGGTGGCCTCGCCCGCCTATCTCAGGGCGCGCGGCGAGCCGAAGGCGCCCGCTTCCATCACAGCGCATGACACCATCCAGTTCGGCGCCACGACCGCCGCGCCAGACTGGCGGTTTGTCGAGCAGGGCCGCGAGGTCCGCGTGGCCTGCACGCCGCGCTTTGCCACCAACAGCGCCGACGCCGCGATCCAGTATGCCGAGCAGGACGGCGGCCTGACCCGCGTGATGTTCTACCAGGCGGCCTCATCGCTCACAGCCGGCCGGCTCAAAATCGTGCTGGCGAAATTCGAGCAGCCGGCGCTGCCGATCCACCTGGTCTATCCGACGTCGCGCCTGCTGTCGGCCAAGGTGCGCGCGTTCATCGATCTCGTCACCGAGACCGCCGACTGGCGGTTTGGCGGGAAATAA
- a CDS encoding helix-turn-helix transcriptional regulator: MRRADRLFQIIQVLRRTRKPLTADAIAAELETSKRTIYRDIATLIEQRVPIRGEAGMGYILEKGFDLPPLMLTPDEIEAAVLGAQWVAGHADEVLARAAQDLMAKIADTVPERLRPFVLEPASRARPVWNREPDRIDMVRTRAQIHEGKKITLNYRDEQGRGSERTVWPIAVGYHEAVRILAAWCELRKDFRSFRTDRVVDAVYHDEKYPERRDLLRARWRRSLVWEAPKEI; encoded by the coding sequence ATGAGACGCGCCGACCGGTTGTTCCAGATCATTCAGGTGCTGCGGCGGACCCGGAAGCCGCTGACGGCGGATGCGATCGCCGCCGAGCTCGAGACCTCCAAGCGCACGATCTACCGCGACATCGCGACCCTGATCGAACAGCGCGTGCCGATCCGCGGCGAGGCCGGCATGGGCTATATCCTCGAAAAGGGATTCGACCTGCCGCCTTTGATGCTCACGCCGGACGAGATCGAAGCGGCCGTGCTCGGCGCGCAATGGGTCGCCGGGCACGCCGACGAGGTGCTGGCGCGCGCCGCGCAGGACCTGATGGCGAAAATCGCCGACACCGTCCCCGAACGCCTGAGGCCGTTCGTGCTCGAACCCGCGAGCCGGGCGCGTCCGGTCTGGAACCGGGAACCCGACCGCATCGACATGGTGCGAACGCGCGCCCAGATTCACGAGGGCAAGAAGATCACGCTGAACTATCGCGACGAACAAGGCCGCGGCAGCGAACGTACCGTCTGGCCGATCGCCGTCGGCTATCATGAAGCGGTGCGGATTTTAGCGGCGTGGTGCGAACTGCGAAAGGACTTCCGCAGTTTTCGGACCGACCGCGTCGTCGACGCGGTGTATCACGACGAGAAATACCCCGAACGGCGCGACCTGCTTCGGGCGCGATGGCGCAGGAGCCTGGTCTGGGAGGCACCCAAAGAAATCTGA
- a CDS encoding glutathione S-transferase family protein encodes MITLYGFGPGFGLPEISPFVTKTEVQLKMAGLAYRKEKAMPPASPKGQLPYIVDDAESVADSTFIRAHIEGKYGFDFDAPLSLQARAQAWAFERMIEHHVYWALVGARWVDGENFAKGPSHFFDGAPEHMRERLREDAQFRVAENYLLSGLGRHAPDEDIDLAVRSLFALSVQLGDKPYLMGDAPCGTDATAFGALAGILTPFFTSQLRERTEHFQNLTDYVDRMMLQYYPDFAWASQQQAA; translated from the coding sequence TTGATCACCCTTTATGGCTTCGGCCCCGGCTTCGGCCTGCCGGAAATCAGCCCGTTCGTGACCAAGACCGAAGTCCAGCTGAAGATGGCCGGCCTCGCCTACCGCAAGGAAAAGGCGATGCCGCCGGCCTCTCCCAAGGGGCAATTGCCCTATATCGTCGATGACGCCGAGAGCGTCGCCGATTCGACCTTCATCCGTGCGCATATCGAGGGCAAATACGGCTTCGATTTCGATGCCCCGCTCAGCCTGCAGGCGCGGGCGCAGGCCTGGGCGTTCGAACGGATGATCGAGCACCATGTCTATTGGGCACTGGTCGGCGCGCGCTGGGTCGATGGCGAGAACTTTGCGAAGGGGCCGTCGCATTTCTTCGACGGCGCGCCCGAGCACATGCGCGAAAGACTTCGCGAGGACGCGCAATTCCGCGTCGCCGAGAACTATCTGCTGAGCGGCCTCGGCCGCCATGCGCCGGACGAGGATATCGACCTTGCGGTCCGCTCGCTGTTTGCGCTGTCGGTCCAACTCGGCGACAAGCCGTATCTGATGGGGGACGCGCCCTGCGGTACCGATGCCACCGCCTTCGGTGCGCTCGCCGGCATCCTGACGCCGTTCTTCACCTCGCAATTGCGCGAGCGCACCGAGCACTTCCAAAATCTAACCGACTATGTCGACCGGATGATGCTGCAATATTATCCGGATTTTGCGTGGGCCTCCCAGCAGCAGGCCGCCTGA
- a CDS encoding pyridoxamine 5'-phosphate oxidase family protein, whose product MSDTHPYSSDVAFTPAVKAIQEAKGSRAAYAHVEARGGWRTEIDEHLAAFVAEANSMYLATASADGQPYIQHRGGPKGFVRVLDKNTLAFADYSGNRQYITQGNLSENPKAHLFLMDYAHRRRVKIWGEARVVDDDPALLQSLMPQGYKARPEQVILFKVSAWDTNCPQHIPQKFDAADVAGALAARDARIAELEAELAASKAASAPAN is encoded by the coding sequence ATGTCAGACACTCACCCCTATTCCAGCGATGTCGCGTTCACCCCGGCGGTGAAGGCGATCCAGGAAGCCAAGGGATCGCGCGCCGCCTATGCCCATGTCGAGGCGCGCGGCGGCTGGCGCACCGAAATCGATGAGCATCTCGCGGCGTTCGTGGCCGAGGCCAACAGCATGTATCTCGCGACGGCATCCGCCGACGGCCAGCCCTATATCCAGCATCGCGGCGGGCCAAAGGGTTTTGTCAGGGTCCTCGACAAGAACACGCTGGCGTTCGCGGATTACAGCGGCAACCGGCAATACATCACGCAAGGCAATCTCTCGGAAAATCCCAAGGCCCACCTCTTCCTGATGGATTACGCGCACCGCCGCCGCGTAAAAATCTGGGGCGAGGCGCGCGTCGTGGACGACGATCCGGCGCTTTTGCAATCGCTGATGCCGCAGGGCTACAAGGCGCGGCCCGAGCAGGTAATCCTGTTCAAAGTATCCGCCTGGGACACCAACTGCCCGCAGCACATCCCGCAGAAGTTCGACGCCGCCGACGTGGCGGGGGCACTTGCCGCCCGCGATGCGCGGATTGCTGAACTGGAGGCCGAGCTGGCGGCGTCGAAGGCCGCGTCAGCGCCGGCAAATTGA
- a CDS encoding DUF3237 domain-containing protein: MAPALATKYVFSLAIRVGTPIVAGDTGHGVRRVIPVLGGELHGPGMKGTIFPVGADFQTIRPNGFTELEAKYAFEMDDGAVIYIENIGIRFGPKELLDRIAKGEVVDPALIYFRSVPRFETGAENYRWLMENLFVGVGSRYPDRVELDVHQVL, from the coding sequence ATGGCTCCCGCGCTTGCGACAAAATATGTCTTCAGCCTCGCCATCAGGGTGGGGACGCCGATCGTCGCCGGCGATACTGGCCATGGGGTGCGGCGGGTCATTCCTGTCCTCGGCGGCGAACTCCATGGGCCGGGCATGAAGGGGACGATCTTTCCGGTTGGCGCGGATTTCCAGACCATCCGCCCCAACGGTTTTACCGAGCTCGAGGCCAAATACGCCTTCGAGATGGATGACGGCGCCGTCATCTACATCGAGAACATCGGCATCCGTTTCGGCCCCAAGGAGCTTCTCGACCGGATCGCCAAAGGCGAGGTCGTCGATCCCGCGCTGATCTATTTTCGCTCGGTGCCCCGATTCGAGACGGGTGCGGAAAACTATCGCTGGCTGATGGAAAACCTGTTTGTCGGTGTCGGCTCCCGGTACCCCGACCGCGTCGAACTCGACGTGCATCAGGTGCTGTGA
- a CDS encoding TRAP transporter substrate-binding protein translates to MRKTFLALLLAASVTPAFAQEKTIDLKLSHWVPASHPLQKALEDWGASVEKASGGTIHYKVYPAQQLGKAFDHYDMARDGIADVTYVNPGYQPGRFPIIGAGELPFLMSDAKGGSMGLDAWYRKYAGTEMKDVKFCLAFIHAPSSFHTRTKKIVVPDDVKGMKIRPADATIANFVTLLGGTNVQSSAPEVRDIIERGVADGVTFPWGSLVLFGVDKVTKYHMEAPLYVTTFAFVMNKDVYNQMSDRQKKAIDDNCNTEAAGKVGEPWGKFEDAGVDRVRAQEGQEVYKLTADQTALWKKASEPLVKTWADGVKKNGTDPDAALTELKASLAKYNALAQ, encoded by the coding sequence ATGAGGAAGACGTTCTTGGCGTTGCTGCTGGCCGCCAGCGTGACGCCTGCGTTCGCGCAGGAAAAAACCATCGATCTGAAACTGTCGCACTGGGTGCCGGCGTCGCATCCGCTGCAAAAGGCGCTGGAGGATTGGGGCGCTTCGGTCGAAAAGGCATCCGGCGGCACCATCCATTACAAGGTCTATCCCGCGCAGCAGCTCGGCAAGGCGTTCGACCATTATGACATGGCGCGCGACGGCATCGCCGACGTCACCTACGTCAATCCCGGCTATCAGCCCGGCCGTTTCCCGATCATCGGCGCCGGCGAACTGCCGTTCCTGATGTCGGACGCCAAGGGCGGCTCGATGGGGCTCGACGCCTGGTACCGGAAATATGCCGGGACGGAAATGAAGGACGTCAAGTTCTGCCTCGCCTTCATCCACGCGCCGTCGTCGTTCCATACGCGCACCAAGAAGATCGTGGTGCCGGATGACGTCAAGGGCATGAAGATCCGTCCCGCCGATGCGACCATCGCGAATTTCGTGACGCTGCTCGGCGGCACCAACGTGCAGTCCTCCGCACCGGAAGTGCGCGACATCATCGAGCGCGGCGTTGCCGACGGCGTCACCTTCCCGTGGGGATCGCTGGTGCTGTTCGGCGTCGACAAGGTGACGAAATATCACATGGAAGCGCCGCTCTATGTCACGACCTTCGCCTTCGTGATGAACAAGGACGTCTACAACCAGATGTCCGACCGCCAGAAAAAGGCGATCGACGACAACTGCAACACCGAAGCTGCCGGCAAGGTCGGCGAGCCCTGGGGCAAGTTCGAGGACGCCGGCGTCGATAGGGTGAGGGCCCAGGAGGGCCAGGAAGTCTACAAGCTGACCGCGGATCAGACGGCGCTGTGGAAGAAGGCGTCCGAGCCGCTGGTCAAGACCTGGGCCGACGGTGTCAAGAAAAACGGCACCGATCCCGACGCGGCACTGACAGAGCTGAAGGCCTCGCTCGCCAAATATAACGCCCTCGCGCAATAG
- a CDS encoding TRAP transporter large permease: MSTDAVAILGFVALFTLMLLRVPVGMAMGLVGVSGFGYLVGGTPALKLVGQTSMRTVTDYTFGVIPMFLLMGTFVSNSGMSRDLFRAANGFVGHLRGGLGIATVAACGGFAAICGSSVATAATFSAVAYPEMRRFGYPQSFATGVIAAGGTLGAMLPPSTVLAVYGIITEQDIGKLFMAGIIPGLLAMTMYMITITLIGHFRPGFLPKGAYTTWRERFAGLKDIWAPVLLFVFVIGGLYGLPFLPRFTPTEAGGVGATGAFLIGVVTGRLDKEKILASLLQATRTAAAVFTVLIGALIFGYFLTVTQTPQKVTEFLTGLGLGSYGVLALIMVMYLVLGCLMDAMAMIILTVPIIFPVISHLGFDPIWFGVIIVMTVELGLIHPPVGMNVFVIKSVVKDVSFATIFKGVIPFVATDLVRLVILIAFPLLATWLPQRMAH; the protein is encoded by the coding sequence ATGAGTACCGACGCCGTTGCCATCCTCGGATTCGTCGCGCTGTTTACGCTGATGCTGCTGCGTGTGCCGGTCGGCATGGCGATGGGTCTCGTCGGCGTCTCCGGCTTCGGCTATCTGGTCGGCGGCACGCCGGCGCTGAAGCTGGTCGGCCAGACCTCGATGCGCACGGTCACCGACTACACTTTCGGCGTGATCCCGATGTTCCTCTTGATGGGGACCTTCGTCAGCAATTCCGGCATGAGCCGCGACTTGTTCCGTGCCGCCAACGGTTTTGTCGGGCATTTGCGCGGTGGGCTCGGCATCGCCACCGTCGCGGCCTGCGGCGGCTTCGCCGCGATCTGCGGCTCATCGGTGGCGACCGCGGCGACGTTCTCGGCGGTGGCCTATCCGGAAATGCGCCGCTTTGGCTATCCGCAATCCTTTGCCACCGGCGTGATCGCGGCCGGCGGCACGCTGGGCGCGATGCTGCCGCCGTCCACGGTCCTCGCGGTCTACGGCATCATCACCGAACAGGACATCGGCAAGCTGTTCATGGCCGGCATCATTCCCGGCCTGCTGGCGATGACCATGTACATGATCACCATCACGCTGATCGGCCATTTCCGCCCCGGTTTCCTGCCGAAGGGCGCCTACACCACCTGGCGCGAGCGCTTCGCCGGGCTGAAGGACATCTGGGCGCCGGTGCTGCTGTTCGTGTTCGTGATCGGCGGGCTTTACGGCCTGCCGTTTTTGCCGCGCTTCACTCCGACCGAAGCCGGCGGCGTCGGCGCCACCGGCGCGTTCCTGATCGGCGTGGTGACCGGACGGCTGGACAAAGAGAAGATCCTGGCTTCGCTGTTGCAGGCCACCCGCACCGCGGCGGCCGTGTTCACCGTGCTGATCGGCGCGCTGATCTTCGGCTATTTCCTCACGGTGACGCAGACCCCGCAGAAGGTCACGGAATTCCTCACCGGCCTTGGGCTCGGCAGCTACGGCGTGCTGGCGCTGATCATGGTGATGTATCTGGTGCTGGGATGCCTGATGGACGCGATGGCGATGATCATCCTGACCGTGCCGATCATCTTCCCGGTGATCTCGCATCTCGGTTTCGATCCGATCTGGTTCGGCGTCATCATCGTGATGACGGTCGAACTGGGCCTGATCCATCCGCCGGTCGGCATGAACGTCTTTGTGATCAAAAGCGTGGTCAAGGACGTTTCCTTTGCCACCATCTTCAAGGGTGTAATCCCCTTCGTGGCCACCGACCTCGTCCGGCTGGTGATCCTGATCGCCTTTCCGCTGCTCGCGACCTGGCTGCCGCAACGCATGGCACATTAG